The stretch of DNA CTTCGGCCAAGGCGGAGAAGTGCGGGACCCGGAGCGCGATCTCCCGCTCCACCTGCTGCGCCCGGACGGCCCGCTCCACCTGGTCATGGCCCGCTGCCGGGTCCATGGCCACATGCTTCAGGGCCAGGAAGTCCTGCCATGAGATGCGAGGCCCCGGCGACGCCGCCTCACGCGGCAGCACACACACGTAATGGTCGTCGGCCACGATGGTCCGGCGCCCTGAAACGTCCAGCGGGACGCTCGCGATGGCGCCGTCGATCTCGCCATGGGCCAGCCACCCCTGGACCTGGGAGATCTGCATCGGGACTACTTCAAGGCTCGCACCGGGTGCCTGCACCACGAACCGCTTCATGATCCGCGGCAGGAATGCATGCTCACCGATGTCCGAGAGGCACAACCGGAACGTCCTGTCCGTGGAAGAAGGATCGAAGGCCCGGTCCGCGTCCACGGCGTCGTCGACGGCGACCACCGCCTTACGGAACACCGCCGCTAGTTCCGATGCCCGGGCGGTCGGTTCGTAGCCGACCGGTCCGCGGACGAACAGCGGGTCACGCAGGGCGCGCCGCAGCCTCCCGAGGGCATGGCTCACCGTCGGCTGCGTCAGGGACAGATCCTGTGCGGCGCGGGTCACCGAGCGGTGGTCATAAATGCTCAGGAAGGTCCGGATCAGGTTCAGGTCAAGGCTCACTTCGCCATCATAGACAATATCTATGCATCTCTATGTATTTATTTATTTGTCAGCATGAGGTGCGGATCCTAGCGTGGTTAGGAACAGCAGCTCCCGGATAGGAACGCACCACCATGACCACTGTCAACGACGCCACGTACCAGCTCCTTCGCCGGCACGGACTGACCACCATCTTCGGCAACCCGGGCTCCAACGAACTGCCCTTCCTGGCGGCCATGCCGGAGGACTTCCGCTACATCCTGGGCCTTCACGAAGGCGTGGTGGCAGGTATGGCGGACGGCTATGCCCAAGCCACACGGCGTCCGGCCATGGTCAACCTGCACGCGGCCTCGGGTTCGGGCAACGCCATGGGGGCGCTCACCAACGCCTGGTACTCACACACCCCGCTCGTCATCACCGCCGGGCAGCAGGTCCGGGCCACGATCGGCCAGGAGGTCATGCTCTCCAACGTGGACGCGGTCTCGCTGCCCCGCCCGCTGGTGAAGTGGAGCGCCGAACCCGCCTCACCTCGCGACGTCGTCCGTACCATCGGCCAGGCCATCCACACCGCGGCCCTCGAACCCTGCGGACCCGTCTACGTCTCCATCCCGTACGACGACTGGGCGCAGGAGACTGGGCCGGAAGAGGAGCACCTGGCCGCGCGCGCCGTCGAACACGCCGGCGATCTCTCCGACGGCCAGCTCGCGGACCTTGTGGCAGCGCTCGACGCGGCTGGGAACCCCGTGCTGGTCCTGGGGCCGGACGTCGACTCCGCGCGGGGGAACGCCGACGCCGTCACGCTGGCCGAGAGGCTCGGCGCCCCGGTCTGGGTGGCGCCGTCTGCCGCCCGCTGCCCCTTCCCCACCACGCACGCCTCGTTCCGCGGCGTGCTGCCCGCCTCCGTGGACGGCATCACCGGCTTGCTGGCAGGGCATGACCTGATCCTGGTGGTCGGCGCCCCGGTGTTCCGCTACCACCAGTACGAGCCCGGGAACTATCTGCCGGAAGGCGCCTCCCTGCTGCAGATCAGCTGCGACCCGGGAGAGGCCGCCCGGGCTCCGATGGGGCGGGCAGTGGTGGCTTCGATCGGTCCGGCGCTGCGCCGCCTGGCCGCGGCGGTAGCGCCGCGCGGCGTGCAGCAGTTGCGCCGTGCGAAGCCGGCTCTGACATCTCAGGCAACAGAGGCAGCGGGAATCCCGCTGGCCCCGGAAGCCGTCTTCGAGCTCATCAACGAGCTTGCCCCCGAGGATGCCGTCTACGTCAATGAGACGACATCGACGGTGGGTGCCTTCTGGGACCGGATGGACATGCGTCAGCCCGGGAGCTACTACTTCCCGGCGTCCGGCGGCCTCGGCTTCGGGATGCCGGCCGCCGTCGGGGTCCAGTTGGCGGAACCGGAGCGCCGCGTCGTGGCCTTCAT from Arthrobacter sp. PAMC25564 encodes:
- a CDS encoding LysR family transcriptional regulator, which codes for MSLDLNLIRTFLSIYDHRSVTRAAQDLSLTQPTVSHALGRLRRALRDPLFVRGPVGYEPTARASELAAVFRKAVVAVDDAVDADRAFDPSSTDRTFRLCLSDIGEHAFLPRIMKRFVVQAPGASLEVVPMQISQVQGWLAHGEIDGAIASVPLDVSGRRTIVADDHYVCVLPREAASPGPRISWQDFLALKHVAMDPAAGHDQVERAVRAQQVEREIALRVPHFSALAEVVAGCGMAAIVPLQMATRMAERWPVAIRELPFDTPEFEVTLYWDAAISSLGAAAWFLDLVAEALGGPGD
- the mdlC gene encoding benzoylformate decarboxylase, whose product is MTTVNDATYQLLRRHGLTTIFGNPGSNELPFLAAMPEDFRYILGLHEGVVAGMADGYAQATRRPAMVNLHAASGSGNAMGALTNAWYSHTPLVITAGQQVRATIGQEVMLSNVDAVSLPRPLVKWSAEPASPRDVVRTIGQAIHTAALEPCGPVYVSIPYDDWAQETGPEEEHLAARAVEHAGDLSDGQLADLVAALDAAGNPVLVLGPDVDSARGNADAVTLAERLGAPVWVAPSAARCPFPTTHASFRGVLPASVDGITGLLAGHDLILVVGAPVFRYHQYEPGNYLPEGASLLQISCDPGEAARAPMGRAVVASIGPALRRLAAAVAPRGVQQLRRAKPALTSQATEAAGIPLAPEAVFELINELAPEDAVYVNETTSTVGAFWDRMDMRQPGSYYFPASGGLGFGMPAAVGVQLAEPERRVVAFIGDGSANYGITALWTAARYGIPVVFVILNNGTYGALRGFAAKLNALDAPGLDVPGINFVSLAAGYGVDADRADSLEKLRDCFSKALASSGPTLIEVPITTVSPF